In Coturnix japonica isolate 7356 chromosome 9, Coturnix japonica 2.1, whole genome shotgun sequence, a single window of DNA contains:
- the FARP2 gene encoding FERM, ARHGEF and pleckstrin domain-containing protein 2 isoform X6: MGEIEGTYRVLQTPGSRLGVQKNSGVSTLEPGQNLSTAMASSPAKTHERDLQVKIKMLDNTVEVLDIESKYYGQALLTEVYKHLNLIESDYFGIEFQNIQSYWIWLEPMKPVVKQVRRPKTTMLRLAVKFFPPDPGQLQEEYTRYLFALQIKRDLAEERLTCSDNTAALLVSHLLQSEIGDFDESEDREHLKVNRYLPNQERIQGKILEFHRKHVGQTPAESDFQVLEIARKLEMYGIRFHLASDREGTKINLAVSHMGVLVFQGNTKINTFNWSKVRKLSFKRKRFLIKLHPEVCGPYQDTLEFLLGSRDECKNFWKICVEYHTFFRLFDQPKPKAKAVFFTRGSSFRYSGRTQKQLVDYIKDSGMKKTPYERRHSRVRVSTHTSNTDVPKQSIAFPEGLRTPGSPASATVSFHSVHSSAAPTILPIFAEGSPSSLDPRASYTRIPDKNTPMPAEETGRKLVQQPGSPMFQSFQGLPVDHSQLSSLVLKSPLGLNPAFPVNLNAAAQGSSPLLSPVLSDAGGARIEEDDEAKRKRYPTDKAYFIAKEILATERTYLKDLEVITVWFRSAVIKESAMPEGLMTLLFSNIDPIYEFHRGFLKEIEQRLSLWEGKTNAHVKGDYQRIGDVMLRNMRTLKEFTSYLQKHDEVLTELEKATKRLKKLEMVYKEFELQKVCYLPLNTFLLKPIQRLMHYKLILGRLCKHYTAEHRDFADCRNALKEVTEMTSQLQHSLIRLENFQKLTELQHDLIGIDNLTAPGRMY, translated from the exons ATGGGAGAGATAGAGGGAACGTACAGGGTCCTGCAGACTCCTGGCTCTCGTTTGGGCGTCCAGAAGAATAGCGGGGTGAGCACTTTGGAGCCGGGGCAGAATCTCTCTACAGCCATGGCATCATCGCCTGCCAAAACACATGAGAGGGACCTGCAGGTCAAGATAAAGATGTTGGACAACACGGTGGAAGTACTTGACATTGAG TCAAAATATTACGGCCAGGCGTTACTGACAGAAGTTTACAAGCACCTGAATTTAATTGAATCGGACTACTTTGGAATTGAGTTCCAGAACATCCAGTCCTACTGG aTTTGGCTGGAACCAATGAAACCTGTTGTTAAACAAGTACGGA GACCAAAGACTACAATGCTTCGTCTAGCTGTGAAGTTCTTCCCTCCAGACCCAGGCCAGCTGCAAGAGGAATATACAAG GTAcctgtttgctttgcaaatcAAAAGAGACCTGGCAGAGGAGCGACTAACCTGCAGTGACAACACGGCAGCTCTTCTTGTCTCTCATCTCCTGCAAT CTGAAATAGGGGATTTTGATGAATCGGAAGATCGAGAGCACCTGAAAGTAAATCGATATTTGCCAAACCAGGAAAGAATCCAAGGGAAGATCCTGGAGTTCCACAGGAAACATGT GGGTCAAACTCCTGCCGAATCAGACTTCCAAGTGCTTGAAATTGCTCGGAAACTGGAGATGTACGGCATCAGGTTTCACCTTGCATCTGATCGTGAGGGCACAAAAATTAATCTCGCTGTTTCACACATGGGTGTGCTAGTATTCCAG GGTAATACGAAAATCAATACCTTTAACTGGTCCAAGGTCCGTAAACTGAGCTTCAAGAGGAAACGCTTTCTTATTAAACTCCACCCAGAGGTCTGT ggcCCATACCAAGATACACTGGAGTTTCTTTTGGGAAGTAGGGATGAATGTAAGAACTTCTGGAAAATCTGTGTTGAATACCACACATTTTTTAGGCTCTTTGATCAGCCAAAGCCAAAGGCTAAAGCAGTCTTCTTCACCAGAGGGTCATCGTTCAGATACAG TGGACGAACACAGAAGCAGCTAGTGGATTATATTAAAGACAGTGGGATGAAGAAAACTCCATATGAAAG GAGGCACAGCAGAGTCAGAGTGTCCACTCACACTTCAAACACAGATGTGCCAAAACAG AGCATCGCGTTCCCTGAGGGCTTGAGGACCCCGGGGTCTCCTGCCTCAGCGACTGTTTCCTTCCACTCCGTTcattcctcagctgctcctACCATCCTGCCCATCTTTGCAGAAGGCAGCCCTTCCTCCTTGGACCCCCGAGCATCGTACACAAGGATTCCGGACAAAAACACCCCGATGCCTGCAGAAGAAACGGGGAGGAAACTGGTGCAGCAGCCTGGATCTCCCATGTTCCAGTCATTCCAAG GCCTCCCAGTGGACCATTCTCAGCTCTCCTCCCTTGTGCTGAAGAGTCCCTTGGGTTTGAACCCAGCATTCCCTGTCAACCTGAACGCAGCTGCCCAGGGTTCATCTCCTCTCCTGAGCCCTGTCCTCAGTGATGCTGGTGGTGCCAGGATAGAAGAGGACGATGAGGCGAAACGTAAG CGCTATCCAACCGACAAAGCGTATTTCATTGCAAAGGAGATTCTTGCTACAGAACGGACGTATTTAAAGGACCTGGAAGTTATTACAGTG TGGTTTCGCAGCGCTGTTATCAAGGAGAGTGCAATGCCAGAGGGCCTGATGACGTTACTCTTCTCTAACATAGACCCAATTTATGAGTTCCACCGAGGCTTTCTGAAGGAGATTGAGCAGAGGCTTTCGCTCTG ggaaggaaaaacaaatgctcaCGTGAAAGGAGATTATCAACGCATTGGAGATGTCATGCTGAGGAACATGCGCACTCTGAAG GAGTTTACAAGTTACTTGCAGAAGCATGACGAGGTCCTGACAGAACTGGAGAAAGCAACCAAACGcctgaagaaactggaaatggTTTATAAGGAGTTTGAGCTGCAGAAAGTTTGCTATCTGCCACTCAACACGTTTCTGCTCAAGCCAATCCAGAGGTTGATGCACTACAAGCTGATCCTGGGGAGGCTTTGCAAGCACTACACAGCAGAGCACCGGGATTTTGCAGATTGCCGAA ATGCCCTGAAGGAAGTCACAGAGATGacctcccagctccagcacagccttaTCCGCTTGGAGAATTTCCAGAAGctgacagagctgcagcatgACTTGATTGGTATTGACAACCTCACAGCACCTGGTCGG aTGTACTGA